The following coding sequences lie in one Alicyclobacillus curvatus genomic window:
- a CDS encoding 50S ribosomal protein L28 — protein MARRCDVCGKQPQTGNLVSHAENKTRRRWLPNIQSVRVNVNGTVKRMKVCTRCLKAGKVKRAV, from the coding sequence ATGGCAAGACGTTGCGATGTATGCGGTAAGCAACCGCAAACCGGCAACCTGGTCAGCCACGCGGAAAATAAGACTCGGCGCCGTTGGCTTCCCAACATTCAATCGGTTCGAGTGAACGTGAATGGTACGGTAAAGCGCATGAAAGTCTGCACACGCTGTCTTAAGGCAGGCAAAGTGAAGCGTGCCGTTTGA
- a CDS encoding methionyl-tRNA formyltransferase: MTDKIRVVMMGTPDFAVPTLRELVQLADVEVVLVITQPDKPVGRKRELVPSPIKSAALSYGLKVRQPDKVSSAAFIEELSGFQPDVLVTAAYGQILSNKLLEIPPLGCLNVHASLLPRWRGAAPIHRAIMAGDDVTGVTIMKTVRALDAGPVLGTEAVSITASDTVGTIHDRLAESGAKLLARLLPIYASGRLVPRAQDESQVTYAARILREDEWVRFTDGKWAVHNHVRGLSPWPGATVLFDGQPLKLWQTHWPERNAEASWDDLLPEAPLGTVSLLGNGSVFVKCNDGWLELSSVQPSGKKRMSAGDWMRGLRRSQVRFEPLEETK, from the coding sequence ATGACGGATAAGATTCGTGTGGTGATGATGGGAACACCGGACTTCGCGGTACCCACGCTCCGAGAGCTGGTACAGTTGGCGGATGTTGAGGTGGTGCTTGTCATCACCCAACCGGACAAACCGGTAGGTCGAAAACGAGAGCTGGTTCCTTCACCCATAAAAAGCGCTGCCCTTTCATACGGGCTAAAAGTACGTCAACCTGACAAAGTGAGCAGCGCTGCTTTCATCGAAGAATTGTCTGGCTTTCAGCCGGATGTTCTTGTTACGGCGGCGTATGGTCAAATTCTGTCGAACAAGCTGCTTGAAATTCCGCCCCTTGGCTGTCTCAACGTCCATGCGTCACTCTTGCCCAGGTGGCGGGGCGCTGCGCCGATTCACCGTGCCATCATGGCAGGCGATGATGTGACCGGCGTAACGATTATGAAGACCGTGCGTGCACTAGATGCCGGGCCCGTCCTTGGTACAGAGGCCGTTAGCATTACTGCGTCGGACACCGTTGGAACCATCCACGACAGGTTGGCTGAATCGGGTGCTAAACTGCTTGCGCGTCTGTTGCCGATATACGCGTCAGGAAGGTTGGTACCTCGGGCCCAAGACGAATCTCAGGTCACCTACGCGGCACGGATTCTGCGCGAAGATGAATGGGTTCGGTTCACAGATGGGAAGTGGGCCGTACATAACCACGTACGAGGGTTGTCGCCTTGGCCAGGCGCGACGGTCCTGTTTGATGGACAACCACTCAAGCTCTGGCAGACACACTGGCCGGAACGAAATGCAGAGGCGTCTTGGGACGATTTATTACCAGAAGCACCTCTGGGAACAGTATCTTTATTAGGAAACGGCAGCGTCTTTGTCAAGTGCAACGATGGATGGTTAGAGCTTTCTTCGGTTCAGCCGTCTGGCAAAAAACGGATGTCGGCTGGTGACTGGATGCGCGGACTACGGCGCAGCCAGGTTCGTTTTGAACCCTTGGAGGAGACGAAATGA
- the rlmN gene encoding 23S rRNA (adenine(2503)-C(2))-methyltransferase RlmN, translating into MIHIYDLTLTELEDWFKDAGEPAYRAIQVYQWLYQKRARSFQEMSNLPKSLRDKLGAAMEIVQAGEVTRQVSKVDGTVKFLLQWPDKVTVETVLMRHDYGNSVCVSSQVGCKMGCTFCASTLGGMIRQMTAGEMIEQLLYSQQLLDEHDGRVSSIVLMGSGEPMDNYDAVMKFVDIVSDAHGLNIGQRHITISTVGLVPGIKRLADDGRPITLAVSLHAPTDELRSAMMPVNKAYPIAKLMEACHYYYNKTGKRISFEYALVGGKNDSLAEARELAGLLKGLPSHVNLIPVNYVPERNLVRTSKNQIYDFWNELKRLGVNATIRREMGHDISAACGQLRAEHAKQS; encoded by the coding sequence ATGATTCACATCTACGATTTGACACTGACAGAACTCGAAGACTGGTTTAAGGACGCTGGTGAACCTGCGTATCGGGCTATCCAGGTCTATCAGTGGCTGTACCAGAAGCGTGCACGGTCGTTTCAGGAGATGAGTAATTTGCCGAAGTCTTTGCGGGATAAGCTCGGCGCCGCGATGGAAATCGTGCAAGCGGGGGAAGTCACAAGGCAAGTCTCCAAAGTAGATGGAACCGTGAAATTTCTGCTGCAGTGGCCTGACAAAGTGACCGTAGAGACCGTTCTTATGCGTCATGACTATGGCAACAGCGTATGCGTGTCCTCCCAGGTTGGTTGCAAGATGGGGTGTACATTCTGTGCATCGACCCTCGGTGGGATGATCCGCCAAATGACTGCTGGTGAGATGATAGAGCAGTTGCTGTACAGTCAACAGTTGCTGGATGAACATGATGGACGCGTGTCATCTATTGTCCTCATGGGGTCTGGTGAGCCGATGGACAATTACGACGCGGTCATGAAGTTCGTCGACATTGTCAGTGATGCGCATGGACTCAACATCGGTCAGCGACACATCACGATTTCGACAGTCGGACTGGTTCCTGGGATTAAACGGCTTGCGGACGACGGGCGTCCGATTACCCTCGCTGTTTCCCTGCATGCACCGACCGACGAACTTCGGTCAGCAATGATGCCGGTGAATAAGGCATATCCGATTGCCAAACTCATGGAGGCTTGCCATTATTATTACAATAAGACAGGGAAGCGAATTTCGTTTGAGTACGCTCTTGTCGGCGGAAAGAATGATTCGCTGGCCGAGGCGCGTGAGTTGGCGGGGCTCTTAAAGGGACTGCCAAGTCACGTGAACCTTATCCCTGTGAATTATGTACCCGAACGCAACCTTGTTCGGACCTCGAAGAACCAGATTTACGACTTTTGGAATGAATTGAAACGACTTGGCGTAAATGCCACCATCCGTAGGGAAATGGGTCATGACATCTCGGCCGCATGTGGGCAGTTGAGAGCCGAGCATGCAAAGCAAAGTTAG
- the spoVM gene encoding stage V sporulation protein SpoVM, whose amino-acid sequence MYRYRSGEGPDTLRIFVHLTREGTALKFYTIKLPRFLGGIVKACIGVFSKD is encoded by the coding sequence ATCTATAGATATCGATCAGGCGAAGGCCCTGATACCTTACGGATCTTTGTTCACCTGACAAGGGAGGGGACCGCATTGAAATTCTATACGATTAAGTTGCCCAGATTCCTGGGAGGAATTGTGAAGGCGTGTATTGGGGTGTTCTCGAAAGACTAG
- the pknB gene encoding Stk1 family PASTA domain-containing Ser/Thr kinase has protein sequence MTQLLGGRYDLQEQIGSGGMAVVYRAVDTMLGREVAVKMLRAQFAGDEEFVARFRREAQSAASLSHPNIVNLYDVGVTASNDYYIVMEYVDGPTLKDLIRERGPLSVKEALDITTQICDALEHAHARQIVHQDIKPHNILLTTSGRVKVTDFGIARAITGNTITLHHDHSVLGSVHYFSPEQARGAPTDAKSDIYSLGVVMYEMLTKRLPFSGDSAVSIALKHLRDDFVDPREWNPELPQSVENIILRCLTKSPEDRYPDMSSLKTDLTDALIHPDVPKFVRPTQALDETIAIPAVGALRAAESEVVDEGNERPKRRRWWMPLIWTVVTLIVIGVGAAAAYYVVMDAIQTPNQALPDVTGKTFAQAKQILHSDGFQDIKEQKANNSAPAGTVYQQSPAGPTEVKPGRTITLYVSNGPQQVLMPNLVGVPLQEAVTTLTNSGIDVASQVTQQAMKNSTAQAGVVVNTTPQAGTPITSSTQIVIQYSKGQMTTVPPVVGLPLDEAITALTNANLKYQVNYGQFPVTDNYVFAITPYHTGDTVPVGTTIGLSVARSSGSGAGNSTGNTAGGGTGNAAGGGTVGNSTGQNTTGNGAATTVSPKQETVNVKVTDNTGRQIAVQVFKTDARDSYQMMVNQTITSTREWNIRVTVTPEHPGQIIVYENGRLVQNYSVPYS, from the coding sequence GTGACTCAACTACTCGGAGGTCGCTATGATCTCCAAGAACAGATTGGCAGCGGCGGAATGGCGGTTGTGTACCGAGCGGTGGATACCATGCTCGGTCGTGAGGTTGCGGTCAAAATGCTGCGTGCCCAGTTTGCGGGCGATGAGGAGTTTGTTGCCCGGTTTCGCCGTGAAGCGCAATCTGCGGCAAGTTTATCTCACCCCAATATTGTGAATTTGTATGACGTCGGCGTTACTGCATCGAACGACTATTACATCGTCATGGAGTATGTTGATGGGCCGACTTTAAAGGACTTGATTCGCGAACGAGGACCGCTGTCGGTCAAGGAAGCGCTCGACATTACAACACAGATCTGTGATGCACTCGAACACGCGCATGCGAGACAGATTGTGCATCAAGATATCAAGCCGCACAACATCTTATTGACCACATCAGGGCGTGTTAAAGTCACCGACTTTGGCATCGCAAGGGCTATCACCGGCAACACCATCACGCTTCATCACGACCACTCGGTTCTAGGGTCGGTTCACTACTTTTCGCCAGAGCAAGCACGGGGGGCACCGACAGATGCCAAGAGTGACATCTATTCCCTTGGCGTCGTGATGTACGAGATGCTGACAAAACGTCTCCCGTTCTCCGGAGATTCCGCCGTCAGTATTGCGCTAAAGCACTTGCGCGATGACTTTGTCGATCCGAGGGAGTGGAATCCGGAGCTTCCGCAGAGTGTCGAGAATATCATTCTGCGCTGTCTCACCAAATCCCCCGAAGACAGGTATCCTGATATGTCTTCGCTCAAGACCGACTTGACGGATGCGCTGATTCATCCTGATGTGCCAAAGTTCGTCAGGCCGACCCAGGCACTAGATGAGACGATTGCCATTCCCGCAGTTGGAGCTCTTCGGGCCGCTGAGTCTGAGGTGGTGGACGAAGGGAACGAGCGTCCGAAGCGTCGTCGCTGGTGGATGCCGCTGATTTGGACCGTTGTCACGCTGATTGTCATTGGTGTTGGTGCAGCCGCGGCGTATTATGTCGTCATGGATGCCATTCAGACACCGAATCAGGCGTTGCCCGATGTGACAGGCAAGACGTTTGCACAAGCTAAACAGATCCTGCACAGCGACGGTTTTCAGGACATCAAGGAGCAGAAAGCGAACAACTCTGCTCCGGCAGGCACAGTGTATCAGCAGAGCCCTGCCGGTCCAACCGAGGTCAAGCCGGGACGAACCATTACACTGTATGTGAGCAATGGTCCACAACAGGTTTTGATGCCAAACCTGGTCGGCGTGCCTTTACAAGAAGCGGTCACAACACTCACAAACAGCGGCATAGATGTAGCCTCCCAGGTGACCCAGCAAGCGATGAAGAACAGCACTGCGCAGGCTGGCGTCGTGGTCAACACCACGCCGCAGGCGGGGACGCCAATCACCTCAAGCACGCAGATTGTCATTCAGTATAGTAAAGGTCAGATGACAACGGTGCCGCCAGTGGTCGGGTTGCCTCTCGATGAGGCCATTACAGCACTGACAAACGCGAATTTGAAATACCAGGTAAACTATGGCCAGTTTCCAGTAACAGACAACTACGTGTTTGCCATCACACCGTATCACACGGGCGACACAGTGCCGGTTGGCACGACAATCGGCCTGTCGGTTGCTCGGAGCTCAGGTAGCGGTGCTGGAAACAGCACGGGGAATACGGCAGGAGGCGGCACTGGCAATGCGGCAGGAGGCGGGACGGTCGGAAATAGCACCGGTCAGAACACGACAGGCAACGGTGCCGCAACCACGGTGTCACCGAAGCAGGAGACAGTGAACGTCAAGGTGACAGATAACACTGGAAGGCAAATTGCAGTCCAGGTGTTCAAAACGGACGCCAGGGATTCCTATCAAATGATGGTAAACCAGACGATTACCAGCACAAGGGAATGGAACATCAGAGTCACGGTTACTCCGGAGCACCCCGGACAGATAATTGTCTACGAAAATGGCAGATTGGTGCAGAATTACTCTGTGCCGTACAGTTAA
- a CDS encoding Asp23/Gls24 family envelope stress response protein: MPKTMDTPHGNIVIDEDVIATLCGLAAMDCYGLVGMASRKQVKDSLSELLGRDNPGRGVEVRINGDDVAADLYIVVSYGTNIYEVAQNVRDKVRYVLGQTTGIEVNRVNIFVQGVRISGQK, translated from the coding sequence ATGCCGAAAACGATGGACACGCCGCATGGAAATATTGTCATTGATGAGGACGTGATTGCGACACTTTGCGGCTTAGCCGCAATGGACTGTTATGGACTCGTCGGCATGGCGTCCAGAAAGCAAGTTAAGGATAGTCTGAGTGAATTGCTTGGAAGAGACAACCCCGGGCGCGGGGTCGAGGTACGAATCAATGGCGATGACGTAGCAGCTGACCTGTATATCGTCGTGAGTTATGGAACGAACATCTACGAAGTCGCACAAAATGTACGGGACAAAGTCAGGTATGTGCTCGGTCAGACGACGGGTATCGAAGTAAACCGGGTCAACATCTTTGTGCAGGGTGTGCGGATATCGGGCCAAAAGTGA
- the rsmB gene encoding 16S rRNA (cytosine(967)-C(5))-methyltransferase RsmB, translated as MTAAARTSAYDILHDIEERGKYSNVALQQHYRKHTLQERDKALCTEIVYGTLQYQRSIDAVLEPLCKNGLAGVDKRVLVILRMSIYQLGYLSRVPEYAVLNDAVELCKAKARKAAGFVNGVLRSFTRDKRSMADKLDAVCTTGSQAAQIGIRYSYPDWFVEDLLVQYGEQRTVAMLKAGNERPHISLRVNAVKSTPQTFIEAQSNEAQSGAPQSSESQDVLSLSEVSPFAVRLASGLDMEHFTPYTEGLVSVQDEASMLVAPLLQVDENTRVLDLCAGLGTKTTQILELQGGVGNVTAVDIHHHKLQRLKAATERLGLQGVKTMVADARSFQTNARHRESYDAVLLDAPCSGMGVLKRRPEIRWRRTREESQQLSVLQKELLRAALTAVRPGGVVVYATCTLLRRENEDVVDTLMREQEGSVVIEDILPDLPETVRVHCDSSAAGHGLGHFITVTPEQFGTDGFFMTRLRKRDSHVEKGGIT; from the coding sequence ATGACTGCTGCAGCTCGAACCAGCGCGTACGACATACTGCATGATATTGAAGAGCGCGGGAAGTACAGCAATGTCGCGCTGCAACAGCATTATCGAAAGCACACCCTGCAAGAACGCGACAAGGCTCTGTGCACAGAGATTGTGTACGGGACTTTACAATATCAGCGCAGTATTGATGCGGTTTTAGAACCTCTTTGCAAAAATGGTCTTGCTGGTGTCGATAAGCGCGTGCTTGTGATTTTACGCATGTCCATCTATCAACTTGGGTATTTATCGCGCGTGCCCGAGTACGCAGTACTGAACGACGCCGTCGAATTGTGTAAAGCGAAGGCGAGGAAAGCCGCGGGTTTTGTCAACGGGGTGCTGCGCTCTTTTACGAGGGACAAGCGTTCCATGGCAGACAAGCTGGATGCCGTCTGCACGACGGGAAGTCAAGCTGCCCAAATTGGCATCCGGTATTCGTATCCGGACTGGTTTGTTGAAGACCTGCTTGTGCAGTACGGGGAACAGAGAACGGTGGCGATGCTCAAAGCGGGAAACGAACGCCCGCACATCTCACTGCGCGTGAACGCTGTAAAATCGACGCCACAGACGTTTATTGAAGCGCAGTCAAACGAAGCGCAGTCAGGCGCACCGCAGTCAAGCGAATCTCAGGATGTGTTATCCCTGTCTGAGGTTTCACCATTTGCTGTGCGGTTGGCGTCAGGTCTCGATATGGAGCACTTTACTCCATACACAGAGGGACTTGTCAGTGTGCAAGACGAAGCATCCATGTTGGTCGCCCCGCTCCTTCAAGTTGATGAAAACACGCGCGTGCTTGATTTATGTGCAGGTCTTGGCACAAAAACCACGCAAATTCTTGAACTGCAAGGCGGAGTCGGCAATGTCACAGCGGTGGATATTCATCATCATAAGCTGCAGCGTCTCAAAGCAGCGACGGAAAGATTGGGACTCCAAGGCGTGAAGACGATGGTTGCAGACGCAAGGTCATTTCAAACGAATGCACGTCATCGTGAGTCGTACGATGCTGTCCTGCTCGACGCACCGTGTAGTGGAATGGGTGTACTGAAGCGGCGTCCTGAGATTCGTTGGCGCAGAACACGTGAAGAAAGCCAGCAACTCTCCGTTTTACAGAAGGAGTTACTTCGGGCAGCACTAACGGCAGTACGCCCGGGGGGAGTGGTGGTTTACGCCACTTGTACACTTCTTCGGAGAGAAAATGAGGACGTCGTCGATACGCTGATGCGTGAACAGGAGGGCTCAGTCGTCATTGAGGACATTCTTCCAGACCTGCCAGAGACAGTGCGTGTACACTGCGACAGCAGTGCTGCGGGTCACGGGCTGGGGCATTTCATTACAGTGACGCCAGAGCAATTTGGAACGGATGGATTTTTCATGACACGGCTTCGGAAGCGAGACAGTCACGTAGAGAAAGGGGGCATAACCTAA
- the rpe gene encoding ribulose-phosphate 3-epimerase: protein MNTYIAPSILAADFGKLVAEVSEVLAGGADWIHIDVMDGQFVPNLSMGANVVSALRKEFSCHLDVHLMVERPERFTEMFIQSGADSVSVHAEATPHVHRALSAIQASGAMAGLALNPGTPLDVLKQVVSVTDMLLLMTVNPGFGGQSFIPQSIDKVSEARGLLIRQLGKPEMLIEVDGGVDATNISNLAQAGANVFVAGSSVFSAGNRGDAVLKLRMAAQ from the coding sequence TTGAATACATATATCGCACCGTCGATTCTTGCTGCAGATTTTGGCAAACTGGTGGCAGAGGTTTCTGAAGTACTCGCAGGGGGAGCGGACTGGATTCACATCGACGTCATGGATGGGCAGTTTGTGCCGAACCTCTCCATGGGGGCCAACGTCGTTTCCGCACTGCGAAAGGAGTTCTCCTGCCATCTCGACGTTCATTTGATGGTTGAAAGGCCGGAACGCTTTACGGAAATGTTTATCCAGAGTGGTGCTGACAGCGTTTCTGTTCACGCTGAGGCGACTCCTCATGTGCACAGGGCATTGTCAGCCATTCAAGCGAGCGGCGCCATGGCCGGCCTAGCCCTCAATCCAGGCACTCCTCTTGATGTTCTTAAACAGGTCGTATCTGTGACCGACATGCTGCTCTTGATGACGGTGAATCCGGGCTTTGGTGGGCAATCGTTTATTCCTCAAAGTATCGACAAGGTCAGTGAAGCCAGAGGGCTGCTCATCAGGCAACTGGGGAAACCGGAGATGCTGATAGAGGTCGATGGCGGTGTCGATGCTACCAATATTTCCAATCTGGCACAGGCGGGAGCCAACGTGTTTGTCGCCGGATCGTCCGTGTTTTCTGCTGGCAACCGGGGTGATGCCGTTCTCAAACTGCGCATGGCCGCGCAGTGA
- a CDS encoding Stp1/IreP family PP2C-type Ser/Thr phosphatase gives MLYAAKSHTGLVRQMNQDSYAVHPIGNWTLAVVADGMGGAAAGEIASQMAAEVVVQEVERGLVAGTGPATTLREAIQKANHEIWTKSRSNVDYLGMGTTLVAALYTLDEVVVAHVGDSRAYRFHDGLLEQVTRDHSLVAELVRRGQITEDEALHHPQRNVVTRSLGTSEWSDPEVYELAFAPSDILLLCTDGLTNCVNGEELAQNLAELDKDAQVLLQSHIDGIAERLVQLTLDRGAPDNISLILIAHRKEFGAK, from the coding sequence ATGCTTTATGCAGCAAAATCCCATACTGGCCTGGTGCGTCAAATGAATCAGGACAGCTACGCGGTGCACCCGATTGGCAACTGGACATTGGCTGTGGTGGCCGATGGCATGGGCGGTGCAGCTGCCGGGGAAATTGCCAGCCAGATGGCTGCAGAGGTCGTTGTTCAAGAAGTAGAACGAGGACTCGTGGCGGGTACAGGGCCGGCCACTACACTGCGCGAAGCCATTCAAAAGGCAAATCACGAAATCTGGACAAAGTCGCGATCCAACGTTGACTACCTCGGGATGGGTACGACCTTAGTAGCCGCACTTTACACTTTAGACGAAGTCGTCGTGGCCCATGTGGGAGACAGTCGTGCCTACCGTTTTCACGATGGACTGCTTGAGCAAGTCACACGGGATCATTCCCTTGTGGCAGAACTCGTCCGTCGGGGACAGATTACGGAAGACGAAGCGCTCCATCATCCGCAAAGAAATGTCGTCACGCGTTCTCTCGGCACTTCAGAGTGGAGCGACCCGGAGGTTTACGAACTGGCATTTGCACCAAGTGACATCTTACTCTTGTGCACTGACGGTTTGACCAATTGTGTTAACGGTGAGGAGCTTGCACAGAACTTGGCCGAACTAGACAAAGATGCACAGGTGTTGCTCCAAAGTCATATCGACGGAATTGCCGAGCGACTCGTTCAATTGACGCTTGACAGAGGCGCCCCAGATAATATTTCGCTGATTCTCATTGCGCACCGAAAGGAGTTCGGTGCAAAGTGA
- the rsgA gene encoding ribosome small subunit-dependent GTPase A, producing MAEGVVTRVLAGFFDVTDGNDTYRCRARGVFRKRKTTVLVGDRVVYQDTGRSEGWIEEVLPRQTELVRPPIANVSQAVLVFSAVNPEFQSYLLDKALVVVSHAGLEELIVITKVDLVSSAVLADLISPYVAAGYRTIPISTKDQTGVTDVRSALKGHTSVFVGPSGVGKSSLGNALSPELGLKMGEISEKMGRGKHTTRHTELFMIDRDTYVADAAGFSQLQVDVPSVDLRLYFPEFFLFAKDCPYRGCLHFDEEECAVKQAVQMNQIASSRYESYCQLYDEVHHREETKY from the coding sequence ATGGCTGAGGGCGTCGTAACTCGTGTGTTGGCTGGTTTCTTTGATGTGACCGACGGCAATGACACTTACCGTTGCAGGGCGCGCGGGGTATTTCGGAAGCGGAAAACCACGGTCTTGGTTGGTGACAGGGTTGTGTACCAAGACACGGGACGAAGCGAAGGTTGGATAGAGGAAGTCCTACCCAGGCAGACAGAGCTCGTACGCCCGCCGATTGCCAACGTATCCCAGGCTGTTTTGGTTTTTTCCGCTGTCAACCCGGAATTTCAGTCATATTTGCTGGACAAGGCTCTTGTCGTTGTGTCTCACGCCGGGCTAGAGGAATTGATTGTCATCACAAAGGTAGACTTGGTGTCTTCTGCCGTTTTGGCTGACTTGATTTCCCCGTATGTAGCCGCAGGTTATCGAACCATACCCATTTCGACAAAAGACCAAACCGGAGTGACAGACGTGAGGTCGGCCCTCAAGGGCCATACAAGCGTGTTTGTGGGTCCTTCAGGAGTTGGCAAGTCATCACTTGGCAATGCGCTGTCTCCAGAGCTTGGGCTCAAAATGGGTGAAATTAGCGAGAAAATGGGGCGCGGCAAGCATACGACCCGACATACAGAGCTGTTCATGATTGACAGGGACACATATGTGGCAGATGCTGCAGGATTCAGCCAACTGCAGGTAGATGTTCCATCAGTAGATTTGCGCCTCTACTTCCCTGAATTTTTTCTGTTTGCCAAAGATTGCCCGTACCGTGGCTGCCTCCATTTCGATGAGGAGGAGTGCGCGGTCAAACAAGCAGTGCAGATGAACCAGATTGCTTCCTCCCGCTACGAAAGCTATTGTCAACTCTATGACGAAGTGCATCACCGAGAGGAGACGAAATATTGA
- a CDS encoding DAK2 domain-containing protein — translation MSVDAFLDGSQFVDMFRAGHESLKQRVAVVNGLNVFPVPDGDTGTNMELSLAAGLRSMDVVKGRGLRAILESLSTGLLMGARGNSGVILSQLLRGFTRIQVSGEFLDVALFSQALSEGVQIAYQAVAKPVEGTILTVAREAAAAGKKAARTESSFGPWLSTVVEAAQSALDKTPQLLPVLRNAGVVDSGGQGLVFMLEGFRDFAHGVDVSERTSPQNREVADMPQLHLGDIHHDGEYGYCTEVLIRAENQSVTAVERALREQLGQYGDSLLVVGAEPLVKVHVHTLHPGRVMEDALQYGPLVKIKVDNMTEQFETAHGATSNHGHLEQTDAVVEYTNGVVEQTDATLKGTDSGDVGVVAEGPALVAVAAGDGIVRTLSSIGVDKVVEGGQTMNPSTEDIVQAVRTALAQTHKQTAIILPNNKNIIMAAEQARQVLGDHVYVVATVDIPQGMAAALAFLPGRDLDENISRMQKAAQSTVSGQIVRAVRDSVYEDIEIQKGEYLVFVRGSLKAAYASAKEAIHGAVEAMWSPSAELLTVLYGQSLDPDEVDDVLTVVGDWPDLEIEVQPGGQPVYDYILALE, via the coding sequence ATGTCAGTGGATGCTTTCTTAGATGGGTCTCAATTTGTAGACATGTTTCGCGCGGGACATGAGAGTTTGAAACAGCGCGTTGCTGTTGTCAATGGGCTCAACGTGTTTCCGGTGCCAGATGGAGATACGGGCACAAACATGGAATTATCGCTCGCAGCGGGTCTTCGCAGTATGGATGTTGTCAAGGGACGAGGACTTCGAGCAATACTTGAATCTCTGTCCACAGGATTGTTGATGGGGGCACGAGGTAATTCAGGAGTTATTCTCTCGCAGTTGTTGCGGGGATTCACAAGAATACAGGTTTCGGGAGAGTTTTTGGACGTTGCACTGTTCTCACAGGCCCTCAGCGAAGGAGTGCAGATTGCTTATCAAGCGGTCGCCAAACCGGTCGAGGGGACGATTTTGACTGTTGCCAGGGAAGCTGCTGCCGCGGGTAAGAAAGCAGCTAGAACAGAGTCAAGCTTTGGCCCGTGGTTGTCGACGGTTGTCGAAGCAGCGCAATCCGCGCTCGACAAAACCCCTCAACTGCTGCCTGTGCTTCGGAACGCTGGAGTTGTCGACTCCGGCGGGCAAGGTCTTGTGTTCATGCTTGAAGGATTCCGGGATTTCGCACACGGTGTTGATGTGAGTGAGAGGACTTCCCCACAGAACAGGGAAGTCGCAGACATGCCCCAGTTGCATTTGGGTGACATTCATCACGACGGGGAGTACGGGTACTGCACCGAAGTGCTGATTCGAGCAGAGAACCAGTCTGTAACAGCTGTTGAAAGAGCGCTTCGGGAGCAACTCGGACAGTACGGAGACTCGTTGCTCGTTGTTGGGGCAGAGCCTCTCGTAAAAGTCCATGTGCACACACTACACCCGGGCCGAGTCATGGAAGACGCGTTGCAGTATGGTCCGCTCGTAAAAATAAAAGTTGACAACATGACCGAGCAATTCGAGACAGCTCATGGTGCAACGTCTAATCATGGCCACTTGGAGCAGACGGACGCAGTGGTCGAGTACACGAATGGGGTCGTTGAGCAAACGGACGCAACCCTGAAGGGAACAGACTCAGGGGACGTGGGAGTGGTTGCAGAGGGCCCAGCGCTCGTTGCGGTGGCAGCTGGTGACGGGATTGTTCGAACTCTGTCAAGCATCGGTGTCGACAAAGTTGTCGAAGGTGGACAGACCATGAATCCGAGTACCGAGGACATTGTCCAAGCAGTCCGTACCGCACTTGCGCAAACGCATAAGCAAACAGCCATCATATTGCCAAATAATAAGAACATTATTATGGCCGCTGAGCAAGCACGGCAGGTCCTCGGGGACCATGTCTACGTGGTGGCCACAGTGGATATCCCGCAGGGAATGGCCGCAGCACTTGCGTTCCTCCCTGGAAGGGACCTTGATGAAAATATCTCACGTATGCAAAAGGCAGCGCAATCGACCGTGTCGGGGCAGATTGTCCGGGCCGTTCGCGATAGTGTTTACGAGGACATCGAAATCCAAAAAGGTGAATATCTCGTGTTTGTGCGCGGGTCGCTAAAAGCCGCGTATGCGTCTGCAAAAGAGGCCATACACGGGGCCGTAGAAGCGATGTGGAGTCCGAGTGCGGAGTTGTTGACAGTACTCTACGGACAAAGTCTTGACCCTGATGAAGTGGACGATGTGCTGACAGTTGTAGGCGATTGGCCCGATTTGGAAATTGAAGTCCAACCAGGCGGGCAGCCTGTCTATGACTATATTCTTGCGTTGGAGTAA